In the Clostridium gelidum genome, AATCTTTTGAAATTAATGTTATCAAAGTCAAATTTGCTTCTTCTAGATGAACCTACAAATCACTTAGATATTCCTTCTAGAGAAGCACTTGAAGACGCAATTTTAAGTTATGAAGGTACATTAATTGTAATTTCACATGATAGATATTTTTTAAATAAAGTAATTCATAGAATATTAGAATTAAAAGAGGATGGAACTTATGAGTACCTTGGTAATTACACCTATTATACTGAAAAGAAAAAAAATCCTCAAAGATTTGAAGCTTATGAAGGTTTAGCTTCAGGAAAAACTAAAACTCAATTAAATGACGAAAAGAAAAAGAAAAAAGCTTTAGATAAAGAAGCTAAAGCCAAGCAAAATGATATTAAAACTATAGAGAATAGCATAAGTACAAATGAAGAAGCTCTTAAAAAATTGCAAGAAGAACTTTGTAAAGAAGAAATTTACTCAAATCCAGTTGAAAGTGGAAGAGTAAATAAAGAAATAAAAATTCTTGAAGAAATTATAGAAAAACTATATGAAGAGTGGGAAGAAATTTCTAGCTAATACTATCAGAAAAGGTATTGTGCATCACTTAAAGTGTGGAGATAAACTCTCGAAAGAAAACACATACATGTGACCAAGTTCCAATAGAAATGAAGGTCTTGCTTTTATGGAGCCTCAGTAACCATAAAAGCAAGACCTTCATTTAGGTAGCTTATATACTTAACTCTAGTTTTGTTATGGGTATCCATTTAGATGTATCCTTGAATATTTTCTATTATTTTATATGAATCTTCTATTATTTCTTTAGGATATCCAATATAATCAAGAATTTTAATGGCATTTCTTGTTTTGGAAATACCTTTCTTTATTTTATAGTCAAAGCTTAATCCATTTTTATCATCTACATTTTCACTAAAATAATAAAAATCATAATTTCCCTTAAGTATATCTGAAAGTTCTTTATCATGTGTAGCTACTATACAAATAGATTTTCCTTTATTGTTGATATACTTTAAAATTCCTGCTGAAGAAGATATTCTTTCTATAGGATTAGTTCCTCTAAAAATTTCATCTATTGGACAAAATACTGGTATAGTATCTTTTAATGCTTCTATTATCCGTAAAATTGATTCTGCTTCTGCTAGATAAAAGCTTTTTCCATTAGTAATATCGTCTTTAGGACTTATTGACGAGACAACATTAAAAAAACTCGCTTCATATTCCTTAGCTAAAACAAAATTAAATGTTTGTGCTAAAAGTATATTAGTACTTATCATTCTCAAAAATGTAGATTTACCTGACATATTTGTTCCTGTTAATACTATTCCATTATTATAAATTTCAATAGAATTTTCAATTGGATTCTTTAATAAAGGATGAATGCCATCCCTTATTTTTAATGAAGTTTCAGCAACAAATTTAGGGCTACTACAATTTTCTTTATTACATTCTTCATAAATTGAAATTGAAGATAAAGCATCTAATTCTCCAACTAAATAATATAATCTAAGTATAATATCTTTTTTTTCAATTAGTTTTCCACTTATCCTATAATAGGTTGATTCCTCAATCAGAAAAGGAATTGCAAACATTTCTAATAATCCACCAAAAGAATTCAATACTTTTAGTAAAAAAGTAGCCTTATCTATATCTTTTAATTGGTTTAATAATACTTTAATTTCTTCTATATATGGTTTTAATTCATCATTTTTAATCTTTGTTAAATTCTTAGCTCCAGTTATTAAATCTCTTAAATATATAAGTCCTAAAGCTTTTATATTTGCAGTTTCTTTATTGTGAACTTCTACTATTACAGATACATAAAAAAGGAGTATTGCCATAAAATAAGCTTGTCTAAATAAAATAGCACTTAAAATTAAAATTATAGGTAAAATTCCCAAAAATGAATATATGTAAAATTTTGTTTTGTTTACAGAAAGCAAACCATTTATAGTTTCTATCAATCTATTTTTATTATCAAATCCTAACTTAAAAAATATACATCTTAATTTTATAGTTAAATTTAAATCTTTCTTAAATAAATTAATCAAATTACCTCTTTTATTTATTTTATCTTCATCCATCATTGGATTTCTGAGTATTGTGTAAAGTACAGCTTCTCCAGCACTAGAATAAGTTCTATCTATTTCAGTAAAAATATCATTCATAATTAAATCATCCCAAGTTTGATTATCTATAGTGTATTTATTCTTTTTTGATAAATCAAATAATACGCGTATATTATCAAAATACCTTTTTCTATCCTTAATCACTTTTAATTCTCTTTTTATGTAGTCTTTAATCATATTTTCATTCATATTTATATAGCCTAAATACTTCTTTAAGCTTAACTTATTTAGAGGAAAAAACTTATTAACAATAATTATTATTAATATTAATCCTACTGTTAAAACTATATCTTTAAAATCCATAATATTAACCACCTATTTTATTACTCTAATATTTATAATTAGAGTGAATTTTGATATTCTTACTTAATTGTATGCAATTTATTCGTATTATACCATATCTTACAATAGAAGTATTATTCAATTTTTAAGAAATTATTTATTGGCTGCTTCATTAAATATGCACAAAATTTGTATTACTACATAGTTATTACAATAAGGATTCCCGTCTAATAATTCTCTAAATAACTCTGCTAATTAAAAATAAATAATTAGAAGTATTGAAATAGAAAAATACTTAATGTGAAACATTGAATTTTACATATCTATCAAAGAAATAAAGGGTACTCAATTGTGAACAATGAGTATCCTTTACTTTTGGTTTGATTTATATTATTTAACCAGATTACAAGTGTATTAATATTAGTCAAAATATATATCAGAAAACTCAATTTTAGTATTTTCCACATGATAATTAAGATCTCTATCTTTATGTGCGTTAGATTCACTGTCAATAAGCTTGACAGGTAGCTTAATTGTAAACTGACTACCAACACCCAATTGACTTATTACACTAATTTCCCCTTCATGCATTTTCACAAGGGATTTTACAAGTGATAAGCCAATACCACTACCTTCAGCATGTCTTCTGAATGAAGCATCTACTTGTGTGAAAGTATTAAATATTTTTTCAAGCATATCCTGTGGAATACCATCTCCAGTATCTTTCACTGAAATAAATATATGCTCTTTTTTATCACATATAGTGACATCTATGTTTCCGCCTGGCTTAGTAAACTTGATTGAATTTGATAATAAATTCAACATAATTCTTTCAAATTGTTCTTCATCAAATGCAGTTATTTTTTCTTCTATTTCCGTATCAAAAACAATATTAATGTTTTTTAACCTTGCATATTCAACTATTGATAATGTAATATCTTCAATAACTTTAACAATATTGTTATTTTTTAAGTGCAGACTCAAAAAGCCTACTTCTATTTTATTCATATCTACAACATTATTAATTACCCTAATTAATCTATGACAGTTTTGTTTCATTACCTTTGAATATTTTGAAAATGTTTCAGCAGTAAATGTAAATGAACTATCTTTGTAGAGTTTTTCTAGTAACTGTAAAGAACTGGAGATAATATTAATAGGAGTCTTTAATTCATGTGATATAGTTGAAAAAAATTGAGTCTTTAATTGATTATATTTATTAGATTCTTCTAGTAACAAATCTTTCTTTAGCACCTCAATCTCTAAGCTTTTAGAAATCATCTTAAGTTTTAGTTCTTCGTAGCCTATTTTTGAAAGTGCATTTGCAACTATAAATAATACTTCTGCTGCTGCTGCTACATTTTTTTCTGTAAGAATTTTAATTTTCTCTACTGACTCAACTAATTTATCCTCATCTACGTCTATTTCTTTTGCTATTTGCATATACCTTGATTTTTCAGGACTTTTTGTTAAAACTTGTCCACCTAAGATAGTTCCAATTTGTTTACCCTCTATTAAAATAGGAGCTGCAAAATCAATTAGTCCAGCATGGCAAGTATAAATATAAGGTTTACCTGTCCGTGCAGCTTCCTCTCCACCTTTTCTATGACACTCTGCACATCTATTATCACCTATGGTAGTGCTATGTACAAAATCAATACAAAAACTTGTATAA is a window encoding:
- a CDS encoding MutS-related protein, encoding MNENMIKDYIKRELKVIKDRKRYFDNIRVLFDLSKKNKYTIDNQTWDDLIMNDIFTEIDRTYSSAGEAVLYTILRNPMMDEDKINKRGNLINLFKKDLNLTIKLRCIFFKLGFDNKNRLIETINGLLSVNKTKFYIYSFLGILPIILILSAILFRQAYFMAILLFYVSVIVEVHNKETANIKALGLIYLRDLITGAKNLTKIKNDELKPYIEEIKVLLNQLKDIDKATFLLKVLNSFGGLLEMFAIPFLIEESTYYRISGKLIEKKDIILRLYYLVGELDALSSISIYEECNKENCSSPKFVAETSLKIRDGIHPLLKNPIENSIEIYNNGIVLTGTNMSGKSTFLRMISTNILLAQTFNFVLAKEYEASFFNVVSSISPKDDITNGKSFYLAEAESILRIIEALKDTIPVFCPIDEIFRGTNPIERISSSAGILKYINNKGKSICIVATHDKELSDILKGNYDFYYFSENVDDKNGLSFDYKIKKGISKTRNAIKILDYIGYPKEIIEDSYKIIENIQGYI
- a CDS encoding sensor histidine kinase, translating into MIGNINCDIDIDSLEIKDVIDIKLLQKFQDNFAESMGIASITVDKSGNPVTTPSSYTSFCIDFVHSTTIGDNRCAECHRKGGEEAARTGKPYIYTCHAGLIDFAAPILIEGKQIGTILGGQVLTKSPEKSRYMQIAKEIDVDEDKLVESVEKIKILTEKNVAAAAEVLFIVANALSKIGYEELKLKMISKSLEIEVLKKDLLLEESNKYNQLKTQFFSTISHELKTPINIISSSLQLLEKLYKDSSFTFTAETFSKYSKVMKQNCHRLIRVINNVVDMNKIEVGFLSLHLKNNNIVKVIEDITLSIVEYARLKNINIVFDTEIEEKITAFDEEQFERIMLNLLSNSIKFTKPGGNIDVTICDKKEHIFISVKDTGDGIPQDMLEKIFNTFTQVDASFRRHAEGSGIGLSLVKSLVKMHEGEISVISQLGVGSQFTIKLPVKLIDSESNAHKDRDLNYHVENTKIEFSDIYFD